The region GTAAGAGAATCGGCGGATTTTGCCAAGTCGAGTTCTCAAGAAACTCGCCAGTGTGAGATAAGCTCTGATTTTCCAGCGATTTATGCCGATCGATGGCAAGATGTCTTTACGTGACCCACAATAAAAAGTGGGCCTGGCAACGAATTGACAGACCCACTTTGGGAGTACGAGTGCTGATCACTCAGGATTTTGTCAAATCCTGACGATTAGCGGCTGCCACGGAACCACTCGCGGATCCGCTCGTTTTTGCGGCGTTCGAGTTCCATCAGGCGGGCAAAGAATCCTGTACGGGTGGTACGGTTGTTGACAACTTCCATGCGGGCGTCGGCCGCTTCAATCTGGCCACCCAGAACGAGGCTGGCGGACATGACCAGAGCAGCAAAAGCAGTGCGAAGCATTGAATTGATTCCTTAGTTCGATCCATCGATCTCTTCTCGGCGATTCATGCCGAAAACACAGTGGGAATATCGACGTTTTGTCCATTCGTCTGAGAATCCCGTTGCTGATCAAGCTGCTAAACGACTTGTCCCCTCACCAAAATGTCGAATTTGCGGGTTGTAATGACACCCGTCATGCGGTGTCTTGCAGCACCTAATTCATTGCCTGAGAATCTCTTAAGGGTATTCAAGTAAAGCAGCGAGCCTTGGGGCAAACTGGAATCAGGTCTCGTTGGGCGACTTATGTTCTGGAGATGACTGCTGCGAGAATTCGTTGAGCATGAAGAGCAGCGATTTGTTGTCGAGGAACGGCTTGTAGCCGAAGGTCGAAAAGAAGACCTTCCCGGCGGGATTGATGAGGAAGGTTCCATGTTTCAGATCGGACGGACGTTCAGCCGTTTCCGGGATAAAGACTCCATACTGCTGGGCAATCTTGTTCTCAGGATCTGACAAGACGGTAAAGTTGAATGCGCCGTATTCCTCAAAGCGGGCTTTGGTCTCTTCGGGGGGATCGGCACTGATCGCCACGATCCGGGCACCCAGTTCCTGAAAGTACTTCAGGTCTTCCTGAAGTCCAAAGAGTTGTGCGACACAATGACTGCAGTCGTAACCATAGTAAAAGACAAGAACGACCGGGCCTTGAGCGAGCGTTTCCTGCAAGGAGACCAGCTGCCCTTCGTGGTTCTTTAACTGGAAATCTGGGGCCGGCTGCTTCAGCAAAGGATGGGGACGCGATTCGGCCACAATGAACTGTCCATCAGCCAGCAGTTCACGCAAAGGTTCGGAGAGCCTGGGCTTCTTGACCGCCTCCAGGTAAGCCTCAGCATCCTGTTTGATGTTCCCCGTGGGGATCAACCCATACTTGAGACAAATCTCCCGGCACTGCTCCAGCACCTGGAGAGATGCGCTTTGAGAAGGGGTCGGAGTGAGCAGATGATAGGTAAAGATCACCCCATAGAAGCTCACGATCACCGCTGCAATGACAAGAAACACCCTCCGACGAAAACGGGTTTGCTGCTGTCGTAGAAGTGCCGTATTTGAGGCTGAGTCAGGAGTGTCAATCGTAGACATAAAACGTTTCCCTGGGTGTAGCCAGTTGATGAATGACAATGATCATTCTTCAGCATGACAGTTTCAGCAAATGAATGAACAGAGCTCGGAGAAAATTCGTAATCGATCGCTTCCAGCCAGGTCGTAATTACTTCGTTTGAGTATTGATATCGAGATCAATCACTCGATCTGTGGGCTTCCAGTTCAGCATAATCGTCGAGGTTTCGGGCTTAAGAAATTCCTTTCGAATTCGCACAGGGGCTCCCGCCGACTCGATGGTGCACTGGTATTCTCCCGGGGGAAGGCTTAAGGGGCCCACCGCTTTCGGCTGAACCAGTGCAAACCAGCCATCGTCGCGGGTGGTGCCAAACCCGCAAAGTCGGAAACTGCTGCCCTCTTTCTGGTAGAGCGAGATTTGAATTTCACTGACTGTTTGCCCATCCAGACGGAGAACACCTTCGGTACCGCCGCTAATCGGCTGGGGGCCACAACCGTGGAAAACTGTGGCCATCATCAGGACAAGACAAACGGCAATCTTCCTGAGGTTTGAAATCGTGACTGTCGAATACATGTCAATTCTTCTTGGATGGGGATGAATACTCATGGCATTGCATTGTGCGGCCATTCTCAAAGAGGGCTGGCGGTTTGTGGGTTTCGTTTTCAGCATGTGTGGATTGAACGAACTAAGAAGCCAGCCCCAGCCAGTTTCGTAGTGGTGGAATTCTTCTCAGAATGACTCGTTCAATCAGCAGGACAGCCAGCAGCGAGACTCCGAACATGGGGAGCAGAATCCCCAAAAGGATCACGAAAAGCATGAAGGGTAGGGCAAAAAGGACTTCATGACGCATCGCGATTTTTGATTCGGCAGGGGCACCTAACGTGCTTGGCGCTCGTCGTCGCCACCACATCAGTGGCCCCGTACAGGACAACAGGATCAGGCCAAGAGCCGTAAGTAAGCCGAGAAGTTGATTGGGCCAACCAAACAGTCGTCCTTCATGGAGGGCAATTCCAATACTGACAACGCGATCAATCCAGTGACGATCAGAGAAAGTTTCGCGAGAGAGAATCGAACCTTGCATGGCGTCGATTTTCAGAGTCTCCCGCCAGGGACGATTCGCAGTCATTGATTTCACGGTCCAGGGCTGTCGCTCAGAAGCGGGTGGAGTCAAGATCACGGGATGTGGCAACTGGAGCGGCTCCACGACTTGTACAACGAGTGGCAACTGCGCCAACGTTTCGGGCGAGACCGGGGCGGCATTTCGTCTTCTGTTCGAGCGATCCGACTTTGTGGGAGATTCTCCGGCGTTCGAGCTGGATTCTCGTGAGGCATGCCCGGCATGTTCGCCATCAGCAGTTGTGGGAACGGTGGGTGATGCCTGTTTGGCCCCGGAAGTAACGGGTCGTGTCTGAGGGTTCTCCGAGCGATTCGACCAATCCTGCTGTGCGACGGACGTGCCCGTGAGCTTGCGGATCTCACGGAAGTAATCACCCCAGAAGTGAGACCATGGCAAACCGGAAACCAGCAGAATGAGTGCAAAGGCGGAGATCCAGAATCCCGTGACTCCATGCAGATCGCGGAGAAAACGCTGCCTTCCACTTGTGAAACGAGGGTAGAGAATCCCGCCGAAGCCACGCAGATGACGGGGCCACCAGAGATAGAGTCCCGTAAGAATCATGATGATTGTCCAGGATGCAGCGAGCTCAACCAGATGAGAACCGTCCTCTCCAAGCATCAGTTCACCATGCAACCGGAATATCTGGCGCATGAGTCGATCCTGTTCGGGAACTGCATGCAAAATGGCCAGCGTCTGTGGATGTACATAGATCCGCCAGTTCTTGCCGGCATCGCTGACGACAATTCGACTGGCATGATGGGGTAAGACGGGAAGCTCATAAGAAACAAAACGACTCTCTGGCTTTGACGCGAGAGCCGCTTGAACTTGCTCTGACAGACTTGCTGGCTGACCAGTCAGCACCAGATGGTTGTATGGCTGATCGAGCCAGTCTTCGATCTCGGCTTTGAAGAGATAGACGATTCCCGAGAGTGACAGAATGATGACAAACGGGACCGTGAAAAGCCCTGCATAGAAGTGCCATCGCCAGACAGTGCGATAGGCAGGCAATGCATATCTGAAGAATTCGCTGGTAGACATCTTCTTAATCGACCTCTCTTCGGAAAGCAGATCTCAGCCCGGCCTTCCCACGCAAAAAAACTGTGTACAACGGCATGCACCAGGATGAGGCATAGGCCTTGCTCATATACTTGAAAAAGTCTATGAGAAAGGGTGCTGTTCTCTACATCTGGTTATGTAGAGAACAGCACCATCAGCAAGCCCTGTTCAGTGACTAGAACTCACCCAGAACCTCACCACCGTTGGTACTGTGAAGTCCACGATGAATTCGGGTGTCAATGTTGTCACCCAGGAAACGTACTGTGCCATCGCCCATGAGTGCATGCGCCCCGCCCACGTGGTAGCTGCGCGGCCCAAAATAGCCGGTAAAGTGAGTCACCACATCAGGAATACGGCTATTCGGTGTGCTATAGCCATTTGTGAGCGTACTGATCGCTCCTGAATGTGCCCAGGAGGTCCCACGGCCTCGCAGAGCCAGACTGGCGGCTCCTCGCCAGTTTGTCATGGTAGGCCATACCGCATTCAGATCCGGGTTTGCGATAAAGCCCTGGGCATTGGCAAACGATGACCAGGCCCCACCCGTGGGAGGCATCCCTTGAGACGTCCCGAGTGTCGTACCTACACCTGTAGAACCATTCATCGTGAGCTGATAAGGAAAGGGGGGTAGGGTACCCGCCGGGAATGTGACATCACTTCCGGTACTACGAACCGACTCACTCATGAAAACGGTGTTCGACGTTCCATCAGTGACATCGCGCATGCGGACATTGCTGTTTTCATAGACGATGCCGTCTGTCTTCCAGCGAAGGTCGTAGTTGGTGCCTGTGCCGCTACCATAACTGACGAAATAGTTCGTACCGGCATAGATCGCACCGCCGGCACCAGTATTCTGGGTTGGCGCAGGATCACTGGGGCAGAGCAACATGGCGAGAGGAGTTGCAAATGCGGCAGCAAAGTTTGGGTTGGGCACCAGGCTACTAAATGGCCCGGTAAATGCTGGTTGAGTAAAGTCCAGAGTATTCTGGAGGACAGCCTGATCAAAGTAAGGGAGTAAACGGGCTTGTGGCGAGAACCCCTGGGTATTTGGCAGGTAATTCTGGGCATTCACCATGGGGAGCATTGTAAAGGTGCTCTCATAGTTATGCAGTGCGAGGCCGAACTGCTTGAGGTTATTACGACATTGCGTTCGTCGCGCCGCTTCTCGCGCCTGCTGAACGGCTGGCAACAGCAAAGCAATCAGGATGGCGATGATCGCGATCACCACCAGGAGCTCAATGAGTGTAAAGGCTTTTCGAATTTGTGAGGATCGCATTGACATGAAACGTTTCCTGTAAAGATTTGAATCGTAATGTTGACTTAGAATTCGCTGACGACTTCACTACCAGAACGTGTGGCAATGTTCCGCCAGATCGTGGCGTCGATGTTTTCACTGGTGAATCGAACTCCCCCATCGCCCATGAGGGTATGGACACCGCCTGTATGCCGACTGCGGGCGGCCTTGAAGCCTTGCGCCACCCAGAAGTAGCAGTCGTAGCGCCGGCTGTTCGGTGTGAAGTAGTGGTTGTAAGCGGTGTTCTCGTACGCCTGACCCGCCCAGACTCGATTTCGACTGGCCACGAAGCGGGCGATACTCGCGGGCCTCGCCTGATCACAATTGGCAATTGTCACACTCGTGGGAGGGCTGACCAATGCCATATGCGTCTGTGCATCAGGACTCTCAGTAGAAGCCGGGTCGGCACCACCAATCCCTAATAGACTTTCGGAGCAAAGAACCGTGTTCGATAAGCCATCCGTACAATCGGCAATCCTTCGCCAGGAGATGGAACTGAATAGACCATCGGCACGGTCGTCGCTCTGACCATCATCACTGATATCGGCCACATTGTTTATCCCAGAACCCATGCAGGCCATATAGTTGGAAGGAGCAGAGTCAATCACCCCTGTGGGACTAGAAACATAGTCCGAGCGATCACTCGGACAAAGATAGGTCGGAATCTTTGTCATGATCGTATTGACGTGCATGGCACGTGGCGGCTGGCCACCTCCGGGCGGATAGAGGGACCAGTTCAGATCCAACTGATTGAGCGTGTTGGCCTGATCGACGTAAGGGAGGATATACGCCAGGAAACTCCAGCGCATCGTGGTGCTTTGTGCGACGTTGTTGTGTCCGTTCCAGCCGCAGGGAAAGCGGCCGAATGTCGATTCATAGTTGTGCAGAGCGAGGCCAATCTGCTTGAGATTGTTACGGCACTGCGTTCGCCGGGCTGCTTCCCGAGCCTGTTGAACGGCGGGAAGCAGCAGAGCAATCAAAATGGCGATGATCGCGATCACCACCAGGAGTTCAATGAGTGTGAAGCCTCGGTGACGAGGAGTATCAGGAACTTTCATAAAGAGGTCTTTCTCGGGATCAATGTTGTATAGATAGTCACTTGACGACCGGCGCACTTTGAGTGAGTAGGTTTCTACCCTGCGGCCGGAGTGACGGTATGAACGATACATGCCAAACTCAGCCTGCAATCATCAGCGGGCGATGTTCAGCGTGAGTGTGGCGGCGTAGTGAGAGCGTTCGTACTTCTCACCGGTTTCGTCATCAGCGGCATGATGGACGACGACCAGGTAGTAGTTGGCTTCCGCCGGTGTGAACGTGGCCTTGCCAGAGGCATCGGTCTTGCGTTCAAAGTTTGGGTCAAAATCGGCGGCGAGCTCTGCACCGCGGGGGATAAACGACATGGTCGCATCGGCCAGCGGTTTCCCCTTGAGAAGCACCTGAACTGTGATCGGCTCGCCCGCCTTGGCTGTGGCCGGATTGCTCTGCGGTACCAGTTCGATGGGCTGGCCCAGCGGCTTCAAAGGATCGACACCTCCAGCCTTTTCACCGACCTGGAAGTAGCATTTCGCGTTGCGATAAGCGCGCGTGGTGCCGTGGATCGTATCGAGAGACTGAGCAGCGACATAGAGGCCCGGCTGATGGGCGACCTGCCGCACCGACCAGAAGCCTTCTTTTGCGGCATTACCAATATCGGCCACGCGCGACTTGAGATCCTGCTGGTTTCCATCGGGTGAGATCAGGTCAAAGCTGACCTTTTCAATGCCGATCTTGCTGGCGAGTTTGAAATCGCGGTGTTCGTTGCCGTGATTACCGAGCATGAGATCGATATGAACCACTTCGCCGGGAGCTACCTGGGCGACATTGGTCTGAACCCAGGTATCGTGAGCGCTAGCGATGGTACTGATAGCCGCCACGCTTAAAGCCAGAATGGCATGTGCCAGAATCGAAGTCGCACTTGCCTTATGATTGATCATCATTAACGAAGCCAGCATACAACCCTCCTCGGGTATTGAGATGTCAGTGAAATTGAACGAACTCTCAGGCCATGCAGAGCAAGACCATTCGTGAACTGAGACTCTCGGGGCAGAAAACGACCAACACGCACAAAGCGAGTGCGGTTCAAGCCATCAGAGCGTCTGCCCGGGGCATCCAGAATGGGGCGGTTGATGGGCTATTCATTGCCCATCAACGCATGGACGATCTCGTCTCGTGTGAAGCTCAATTGAGAGCGCAGCGAGTGCCAGCAGAGCCGAAACTGCGCACCAGGTCGAGATTCAACGATGGCGTTACATTGCGGATAAGGCAGGCTTGCTCAGAGCCGCAAGCATGGCACTTATCTTCGCTGGAACGCGAAATCGATTGAGGATCTTCGGCGCAGTAAGGCACACGGAATGAGATCGTGAGAGAGCGTTCAACCGGGAGGAGAGAGCCGGTTGTAGAAGACTTCACAGGGAATTCCCTGCGAAGGAGCGAAGGTTGACTGATGTGGTGACCACGGTTGCCACGACATGGCGATCGGTGGCGTGGTCAGGGGCTCTGTGAGCATGGTCCACATGGAGCCGGCACCTTGACACTTCAGAGTATCTAGCCACGGTACCGATGAAGTTGGTGCCGATTCTGGCTCAGACAGCGACGACTTCTGGGCCTGCAATTGACTTGCTGATGGATTTGCGGGTGAGGAGGGAGCACAGCAGGCAGGCTTGCTGGCAACAGGAACGGGCTCTGTTTTGGTGCCTTTCTGAGTGACCGAGCAACAGCTTGAAGAGGATGTGTTCTTAGTTTCTACAAGAATTGTTTTCGCAGTCTTCGGGGGAGTCAATTCGACGGAAGATCTGCGTGAGCAGAGAGTGCCATCGTCTCCGCGAGCCGCCTGCATGCGGAGTTCGCGTAAGGAAGTCGAAATTTGCGATCCGTGGGCAGATGTTTTTTCGGCAGTGTTTTGCAATTGGGACGATCTGGTTTTTCCCATAGAACAGCATGAGGAAGCCTGGGAGGGAACTGGTGGAGTTGGCTTCTCCACGAGAGCTTCCGGGAGGTGCATGCCATTGAGCTTCGCCCAGAGTTGTCGTTCCACGGGTGTATAGCAACAGCAGTTTTTCCAGCATTGCGTCGCCGAGGCACAGCCACATTTGTGACCTGCGCAAGGGAATGCGCCGCCGGACATGAGACTCAGCGAGTTGGTCGAGAATCCCCATGCGCCGATGCAATAAGAGACAATGAGCAGGACGCCAGTGAGTTTTCTTCGCCAGTCGCCAGTGGCCAGTTCCCGGATCATTTTTTGACCGGCACCCCATACGACTAGACAGAATGAAACGAAACGTTCACTCGCAATCTGGCATCGATGGTGGGTTGAAACCAACGGGCGGGACATAAATATCTGCTTGGGCACCCTGACGACGGAGTGATCGCATCATTTTTGCTCGACTGAAACTCAATAGTTTATCCGCGTGCATGTGGATTGGAATCTTCCACCAGCTACGAATCAGCGAATTCCCATGGATGGGACATCATAGCGAAGTCTAAGGCGAGGGTATCGAAATCACTGTAACATAATACTGAGACTAGCTTTGCGTTTCTTCCTGTGGTTTGGCCTCGGCTTCGTTCGAGGATTCAGGAACGATGCGACTCACAAGCAGCCGGTCGATCCGCGGGCCATCCATATCGACCACTTCGACGCGGAGTTGGCTCCATTGGATGATATCTCCAATTTTGGGAGGTCGCTTAAGCAGGGCGACGACCAGTCCCGAGATGGTGGCAATGCCTCGAGGAGGAGGTTCAGGCCATTTGCTGAATTCCAACGCTTCCTGCAGTTCATGCAGGTTCAGAGCAGCATCTGCCAGCAGACTGCCATCAGCACGTCGGACAATCAGTTGCTCGTCATCGCGGCGATGCTCGTCATGAATTGAGCCGACGAGGATTTCCATGACATCTTCGAGGGTGACCATCCCTTCGGTACCACCATATTCGTCGAGCACGATCGCGAGTTGAGTCCGCTCTTTCTGGAAGAGTTCGAGCAGTTTCGAGATGGTCAGCGTTTTGGGAATAAAGAGCGGGGCGCGCATCACCCGGCGGATATCGAGAGACCTGCCCAGATAGTTTTCGAGAAAGACGTCTTTGATGTAAATGAAGCCGACAATCCGATCGATGCTCCCTTCGCAAACAGGTACCCGGGAGAAGCCCGACATGGCCATGGCTCCCAGGACTTCTTCGGGGGGTGTATCGACGTCGATCGCATCAATATCGATTCGTGGCCTGAGAATTTCGGCGGCTGTCCGCTCGCGCATTTTTAAAGCCTGCTGGGCCATCTGCTGTTCGGCCTCGTGCAGAATTCCGGCTTCATGACCGGCATCAATCAGGTGCTGAATGTCTTCGACCGAGACACTGTCGCGGATCTCGGTTTTCTGGCCCAGAATGAGCAACACGGATTTGGTACAGACGCGCAGGAACCAGACAAATGGCTGGGCAATGGTCTGGAGAAGTACCATGGGCAAGGCCACCCAGCGGGCCATGAACTCAGCATTCTGCAACGCGACTCGCTTGGGAACGAGTTCGCCCAGAATCAGCGAAAAGAAGGCAATCCCGACCGAAATGACACCCAGAGAAATCGTTTCACTACGCTGCTGAATCCAGGAAACAGGGATTTGTCCAATGAGATGCGAGACCTCGCTGATGAAGCTGGCACCACCAAAGGCGGCGGCAAACGTACCGACGAGTGTGATCCCAACTTGAACAGTGGGTAAAAACCGATCGGCGTCACTGGAGAGCTTGAGAGCCGCTTTGGCACCACGATCGCCTTCCTGTGAAAGCTGTTCCAGCCGCCCGCGTTTGGCAGTCAGAATCGCGATCTCCGCACCGGCGAAGAATCCGTTGAACAGAATCAGCAAGAGGATGAGAGCCAGCTCGCCGAAAAGTCCCCATTCCACCCTGTTCGCTCCCTATTCAGGCCGGTCTGCCATACCAGCACTGAGAGTTCTCTTCCATCCCCTGGGCCATCGGCCGTTTCATGCCTGCCAAGCGTCTTCTAAGGAGTAGGAAAATGCAATGGGTGATTGCCAGAAGTCGCGAGACTCCCGGAATTTAACTGCCATCAATCCATCGAGGTGTATGGATCTGTCTTCGTGGTAAGAGATGCGACGGGCGTGCAGGAACCCTTTCGAACGGAGAGTCACCACACAACGGCTGCGTCTTGATGGGCGATGCAACCGCCACTTACTTCATGGCGAATTCATCTTTCACGGTGAATTCATGTAATTTGTCAGAAGTTTGAGGTTTGCTGGTGAGCTTCTGGCCTTGTGAGGAGCCCACTTGTGGCCTGTAGATCGAGAGTCGAGCCAGCGGTCGTTTACGAACTGCCTGATAGATGAAGACGGGGAAACCCATGAAGGTTGGTGCCTGTGGATCTTCGAGCAATTCGAGGCCGAGTCGGCGGTAATATCGGTTCAGGCGTGTACGCGATTGATAGATGGTGTCACCGAGAAAACCAGGCAAGCGCTTGCCGGTCGCTGCGTAACTCCAGCCATTGACTAACGATCTCAAGCCGTAGATGCGGGTTTTCCAGTTGGGATGCTTGGCGGCATAGAGCAAAAAGTAGCCCGCCCCATGAAAGGAAAAGCGAGCCATGCCACCGGGCTTAAGCACACGAGCCATCTCTTTCATGGCGATGGCAGAACGCGTGTAGGGCAAAACGACTTTCGAAATCACGCCGTCAAAGCTGCTGTCGGGAAAAGGGAGATGTTCGGCAAACCCCTGGACGGCTTCCAGTTCATACGAGCGGACTGTTTCGACACAGGCGGGATCGGGATCGATGCCGACTGGCTCGTGACCTCTTCTCAGCAGCTCCAGCATCTGTTCTCCCGGCCCACAACCCACATCGAGAACCCGGCTGGCCGGTGGAAACTCAAAATGACTGAATTCATGCAGATGATAAGGTTCAAGAATGCTCATGGATGACCCAATAGGAGCTCGTTCAGACAGATGTTCACGAGATGGAGAGCTGGTGTTTATTCAATGTTTCCAATATGCGGAAATGTAAAAGTATTATGGCACATGAATTGATCTCGGGAGGACGGCCAGAGAATTCAGATGGAATTCTCTGCAGGTGTAGGCAGGGTTGTTCGTTCGGTTTGGTTTTGGATAGGGCCTCGCATCTCACATGGGAAGATGTGACGAGGCCAATCCAAGGTGGGATTCTGGCTGAAGGGTTGCTTGTGGGTGGTCAGGTTTGGCAGGTTGTAGCGGCTGTAGGAGTTTGCGCAGCAGAAATTCGGAAAGATGTGGCGACTTGTGCAGAGTGCATGGGGCCACAATGAAAATGAATGCCAAGGGGAGACAGATGGCGAAACTACTGGTTCTGTATTACTCGACTTACGGACATGTGGAATCGATGGCGGGGGCTATTGCTGAAGGGGCTGGGAAAATCCCGGGAGTCGAAGTCACCATCAAGAGAGTGCCGGAACTCATGCCACCCGAAGCGGCTGCCAGAGCGGGTGCCAAACTCGATCAGGCGGCTCCTTTGGCTGATCCCAAGGAGTTAGGCAACTACGACGGCATCATTTTTGGAACCCCCACCCGGTTCGGGAATATGGCCTCGCAGATGCGGAACTTTCTCGATCAGACAGGTGGGCTGTGGGTGAAAGGGGCACTGGTGGGCAAGGTCGCCAGTGTCTTTGCCAGTACAGGGACTGGTGGCGGAAATGAATCGACGATTCTGACATTTATCCCCACGCTGCTGCACCATGGAATGATCTACGTGGGGTTGCCGTATTCCTGTCCGGATCTGGCGGATATCTCGGAATTGAAGGGTGGCTCTCCATATGGTGCAGCGACGATTGCGGGTGCGGATGGATCGCGCCAGCCTTCGGCTCGTGAACTGGCAATGGCCCGATTTCAAGGCGAGCATGTGGCCAAAATCACCGCCAAGCTGTGTGGTTAACTTCTATTTGAGACTTCCTGCCGGCGGGTGTGAGTGTGATCAAACGCGACTCGCACCGCTGGAGGTGAAGACTTTGCATCAGAGGATTTAGCTGCGCCGATTTTCACCACGAAGTATGGGCTGCAACTCTTCGACAAAGTCGTTGACATCTTTGAATTCGCGATAGACGGAAGCAAAGCGGACGAAGGCGACATGATCGAGTGTTCGCAATTGCTCCATGACTCGCTCGCCGATCTCTCGAGAGGGAACTTCCCGATCGAAGTTTTCGTAAAGTTCCCGTTCGATGGCTGAGATAATCTCCTCGATGCGCTCCGGGGAGATCGGTCGTTTGTAGCAGGCTTTTTCGAGGCCTTGTGCGATTTTATCTCGATCAAAAGGGACCCGGCTGCCATCTTTCTTGATGACGCGAATGGGGGATTCCTCGATTTTTTCATAGGTGGTAAAGCGGCGGGCACACGCCAGACATTCCCGCCGACGGCGAATCACGAAATCCTGACTTGTCCGCGAATCGATGACCTTGGTTTCGCCGTGGCGGCAGTATGGACACATCATGATGAGTGGTTTGCATCCCTGAAGATCGCGGACAGCCTGGTGACTGCAATCGCGAGATGTTCGAAATTTCTTTCAGGAGCTCATGCCGGAAATTCTTGCCAGTCTGAGAGACTGTAAAAACTTAGGATTAAACTCCTTCAGCCACGTTGTTTGATGGGTCTACAACCGTACCTCTTTCCCTGAACAGTGAGGGTAACGTCTCGTCTGGCTGTATTCCAGTAGCTTTCCGGTCAAGGGTTTAAGTCGAATGACCCCATTCATAAAAAACCCGGGGGAAAGAAATTCCCCAGAAAATTCATTCCTAATGGAAACGACAGAAAATAACTGTAAACACTGGCGCATCTCCTTGTGAGGAGTGTGCGTTCAACAGGCTCCGTGATCCGTGAGTGATGCAACCCGCCGTCAAGTTCCGAAACTCAACGAAGAGCAGTTCGCAAGCTGGCACCACCAGTTTGGGAGTGATCTGAGAGTGTTTCTATGCGGGGTTCTCAAGGATCCCGAAGCCGCTGAAGAGGCACTTCAGAGAACCTGGGTGAAGTTGTGGGAGAGTGGTGCTGCTGTCGAACCTGAAAAGATTCGCAGTTGGCTGTTTCAAGTGGGCTTCCGGGAAGCGCTGCAGTTACGCCGATCTCAGCAATTGCAGACACGCAAGCTCTCGGAGTGGTGTTCCTGGAAGAAGACTCAGGGTGTTTTCACCAGTGAGGGGGCTTCGGAAGGATTGTCAAGACGAATATCTTCCAATGTCGAATTTGTGGATCTGCCTGCTGCGGAAGAGTCGTTGGTCCGAGGCGAAGAATACGAGGCTTTGCGAAAAGCGATTGATGATCTTTCTCTCGAACAGAAAATCGTGCTTCAAAAACGATTGGAAGGCGAACAGACGTTTCAGCAGATTGCCAATGAGTTGCAAGTCCCCTTGGGAACTGTTTTGACACGCATGCGGCTGGCACTGGCGAGGCTCAAGAAAAGCCTCGGTGAATCAAAGTCAAAGGAATCGAGATAAAAGGCGTTCATCGAACGCCACAGGATTGGGATCAAGTTTTGACTCCGTGCGAGTTCATGAATTATGGCTGCTGAACACGAACATCCATCCATGACAGAAAATGCCATGACTGATCTCGATTGGCTGGCCACTCGCTACGTGCTGGGTGAATTGTCTGCCGACGAGGCGTTCGCATTTGAAGAGAGACTGCAGGTGGATCTGTGGGCTTGCGAGGCGGTCGTGCAAGCGACTCGTCTTCTCACAGATGTCGCTGTCAACCTGCCTGAGCCTGCCGATGTGCGTGAGCAGGTGATCGTCGCTCCAGTCGCGGTCACAGCCAAGGTT is a window of Planctopirus limnophila DSM 3776 DNA encoding:
- a CDS encoding DUF1559 domain-containing protein, whose translation is MSMRSSQIRKAFTLIELLVVIAIIAILIALLLPAVQQAREAARRTQCRNNLKQFGLALHNYESTFTMLPMVNAQNYLPNTQGFSPQARLLPYFDQAVLQNTLDFTQPAFTGPFSSLVPNPNFAAAFATPLAMLLCPSDPAPTQNTGAGGAIYAGTNYFVSYGSGTGTNYDLRWKTDGIVYENSNVRMRDVTDGTSNTVFMSESVRSTGSDVTFPAGTLPPFPYQLTMNGSTGVGTTLGTSQGMPPTGGAWSSFANAQGFIANPDLNAVWPTMTNWRGAASLALRGRGTSWAHSGAISTLTNGYSTPNSRIPDVVTHFTGYFGPRSYHVGGAHALMGDGTVRFLGDNIDTRIHRGLHSTNGGEVLGEF
- a CDS encoding peroxiredoxin family protein; its protein translation is MSTIDTPDSASNTALLRQQQTRFRRRVFLVIAAVIVSFYGVIFTYHLLTPTPSQSASLQVLEQCREICLKYGLIPTGNIKQDAEAYLEAVKKPRLSEPLRELLADGQFIVAESRPHPLLKQPAPDFQLKNHEGQLVSLQETLAQGPVVLVFYYGYDCSHCVAQLFGLQEDLKYFQELGARIVAISADPPEETKARFEEYGAFNFTVLSDPENKIAQQYGVFIPETAERPSDLKHGTFLINPAGKVFFSTFGYKPFLDNKSLLFMLNEFSQQSSPEHKSPNET
- a CDS encoding DUF1559 family PulG-like putative transporter; the protein is MYRSYRHSGRRVETYSLKVRRSSSDYLYNIDPEKDLFMKVPDTPRHRGFTLIELLVVIAIIAILIALLLPAVQQAREAARRTQCRNNLKQIGLALHNYESTFGRFPCGWNGHNNVAQSTTMRWSFLAYILPYVDQANTLNQLDLNWSLYPPGGGQPPRAMHVNTIMTKIPTYLCPSDRSDYVSSPTGVIDSAPSNYMACMGSGINNVADISDDGQSDDRADGLFSSISWRRIADCTDGLSNTVLCSESLLGIGGADPASTESPDAQTHMALVSPPTSVTIANCDQARPASIARFVASRNRVWAGQAYENTAYNHYFTPNSRRYDCYFWVAQGFKAARSRHTGGVHTLMGDGGVRFTSENIDATIWRNIATRSGSEVVSEF
- a CDS encoding PepSY-associated TM helix domain-containing protein, which gives rise to MSTSEFFRYALPAYRTVWRWHFYAGLFTVPFVIILSLSGIVYLFKAEIEDWLDQPYNHLVLTGQPASLSEQVQAALASKPESRFVSYELPVLPHHASRIVVSDAGKNWRIYVHPQTLAILHAVPEQDRLMRQIFRLHGELMLGEDGSHLVELAASWTIIMILTGLYLWWPRHLRGFGGILYPRFTSGRQRFLRDLHGVTGFWISAFALILLVSGLPWSHFWGDYFREIRKLTGTSVAQQDWSNRSENPQTRPVTSGAKQASPTVPTTADGEHAGHASRESSSNAGESPTKSDRSNRRRNAAPVSPETLAQLPLVVQVVEPLQLPHPVILTPPASERQPWTVKSMTANRPWRETLKIDAMQGSILSRETFSDRHWIDRVVSIGIALHEGRLFGWPNQLLGLLTALGLILLSCTGPLMWWRRRAPSTLGAPAESKIAMRHEVLFALPFMLFVILLGILLPMFGVSLLAVLLIERVILRRIPPLRNWLGLAS
- a CDS encoding DUF4198 domain-containing protein is translated as MLASLMMINHKASATSILAHAILALSVAAISTIASAHDTWVQTNVAQVAPGEVVHIDLMLGNHGNEHRDFKLASKIGIEKVSFDLISPDGNQQDLKSRVADIGNAAKEGFWSVRQVAHQPGLYVAAQSLDTIHGTTRAYRNAKCYFQVGEKAGGVDPLKPLGQPIELVPQSNPATAKAGEPITVQVLLKGKPLADATMSFIPRGAELAADFDPNFERKTDASGKATFTPAEANYYLVVVHHAADDETGEKYERSHYAATLTLNIAR